One Nodularia sp. LEGE 06071 DNA segment encodes these proteins:
- a CDS encoding NADAR family protein translates to MTIYFYSAREQYGCFSNFSPHGFELDNLYWSTSEHYFQAQKFMGTFHVEQIRLVKTPKDAAKMGRERSRPLRQDWEKVKDDVMRKAVLRKFETHQDIRQILLATDNQEIVENSPIDYYWGCGSDGSGKNMLGIILMEVREILRYNNGLQVENIKVK, encoded by the coding sequence ATGACAATCTATTTTTACAGTGCGCGCGAACAATATGGCTGCTTCTCCAACTTTTCCCCCCACGGCTTTGAGTTGGATAATTTGTATTGGTCTACCAGTGAACACTATTTTCAAGCCCAAAAATTTATGGGGACATTCCATGTAGAACAAATACGCTTAGTCAAAACTCCTAAAGATGCTGCAAAAATGGGACGTGAAAGAAGCCGTCCTTTACGCCAAGACTGGGAAAAGGTTAAAGATGATGTGATGCGAAAAGCGGTACTGCGTAAATTTGAAACACATCAGGATATTAGGCAAATATTACTAGCCACAGATAATCAAGAAATCGTGGAAAACTCACCTATTGATTACTATTGGGGTTGTGGATCTGATGGTAGTGGTAAAAATATGTTGGGCATCATTTTAATGGAAGTGCGAGAGATACTGCGCTATAATAATGGCCTACAGGTTGAGAATATTAAGGTAAAATAA
- a CDS encoding ATP-binding protein: MIKDYQNLFKQKLSWLTNLSNRWNIAQKISYGYTVAIGISFIGTISGLLLAYNNEIYAHKQLDIAYQQQSLLKDLENAVARIRLHPQRLAPVLDNSIWFEFEKNQFENQLITVNKHLEEIQIFINTYSNDLVISQIEFEQLLDDYNFTTRLYTETVKAFWEQVEKNNLSEEKVKLNYTELMILLQEKQQVNINLRFDQLSDELILVIRQANSQKQKAHTHFEKAQQLRITVILGSMLFSGAIAAALAIYSSRLIARPLELVTNVARRITQESNFKLRANINSNDEVGTLATSLNQLVEWVGDYTQELELARDNLEQRVEERTQELELARQNLEQRVEERTQELQKILQDLKETQGQLIQTEKMSSLGEMVAGIAHEVNNPVNFINGNIECANEYIQDLLILIDLYQQEYPEPSWIIAEKIAQIDLNFITKDLSSLLTSMKMGAQRIREIVLSLRNFSRLDESAIKKVNIHEGIDNTLLILNHKINQEIAVIKNYGVLPLIECYPSQLNQVFMNILSNAIDALMEQKANREKQITIETSKLDADYIKVGIKDNGLGIPPEIINKLFNPFFTTKPVGKGTGLGLSISYQIIDKHKGKIEVISELGQGTEFIILLPIQTQLN, translated from the coding sequence ATGATTAAAGATTATCAAAATCTATTCAAACAAAAGTTAAGCTGGCTAACAAACTTAAGTAATCGTTGGAATATTGCCCAGAAAATTAGTTATGGCTACACTGTGGCAATTGGCATTTCTTTTATCGGGACAATAAGTGGTTTGCTACTTGCATACAACAACGAAATATATGCCCATAAACAATTAGATATTGCTTATCAACAGCAATCTCTGTTAAAAGATTTAGAAAATGCAGTCGCACGAATCAGACTACATCCACAACGTTTAGCTCCTGTTTTAGATAATTCAATTTGGTTTGAATTTGAAAAAAATCAATTTGAAAATCAACTAATTACAGTAAATAAACATTTAGAGGAAATTCAAATATTTATTAATACTTATTCCAATGATTTAGTCATAAGTCAAATAGAATTTGAGCAGCTTTTAGATGATTATAATTTTACGACAAGACTATATACTGAAACAGTAAAAGCTTTCTGGGAACAAGTCGAAAAAAATAACTTGTCTGAAGAAAAAGTCAAGCTTAATTATACAGAATTAATGATTTTACTTCAGGAAAAACAGCAAGTTAATATCAATCTAAGATTCGATCAACTTTCCGACGAATTAATTCTAGTTATCCGTCAGGCGAATAGTCAAAAACAAAAAGCACATACTCACTTTGAAAAAGCTCAACAACTGCGAATCACAGTTATTCTTGGTAGTATGCTGTTCTCCGGTGCGATCGCCGCAGCACTAGCAATATATAGCAGTAGGTTAATTGCTCGTCCTTTAGAATTAGTTACTAACGTTGCTAGAAGAATTACGCAAGAATCCAACTTTAAACTTAGAGCTAATATCAACAGTAATGATGAAGTTGGGACTTTAGCTACTTCCTTAAATCAATTAGTCGAGTGGGTAGGTGATTATACACAAGAATTAGAACTTGCACGTGACAATTTAGAGCAACGGGTAGAAGAACGCACTCAGGAATTGGAATTAGCACGCCAAAATTTAGAGCAACGGGTAGAAGAACGCACTCAGGAACTGCAAAAAATTCTCCAAGATTTGAAAGAAACCCAAGGACAATTAATCCAAACCGAAAAAATGTCTTCTCTGGGAGAAATGGTAGCAGGTATAGCTCATGAAGTAAATAATCCAGTTAATTTCATTAATGGTAATATCGAGTGTGCCAATGAGTATATTCAAGATTTATTAATTTTAATAGATTTATATCAGCAAGAGTACCCAGAACCAAGCTGGATTATTGCCGAAAAAATCGCACAAATAGATTTAAATTTTATCACTAAAGATTTATCCAGCCTACTTACTTCTATGAAAATGGGCGCTCAACGTATTCGGGAAATTGTCTTATCTTTACGTAATTTTTCCCGCCTCGATGAATCAGCTATAAAAAAAGTGAACATTCACGAAGGAATTGACAACACCCTATTAATTCTAAATCACAAAATTAACCAGGAAATAGCAGTAATTAAAAACTATGGAGTTTTACCTTTAATTGAATGTTATCCATCTCAACTAAATCAAGTATTTATGAATATCTTAAGTAACGCTATAGATGCGTTAATGGAACAAAAAGCTAACAGAGAAAAACAAATTACTATAGAAACTTCAAAATTAGATGCTGATTATATCAAAGTAGGAATTAAAGATAACGGTTTGGGAATTCCACCAGAAATTATCAATAAGTTATTTAATCCTTTTTTCACAACTAAACCAGTAGGTAAAGGCACTGGCTTAGGTTTAAGTATCTCTTATCAGATAATCGACAAACACAAAGGGAAAATAGAAGTAATCTCCGAGTTAGGACAGGGAACAGAATTTATCATTCTCTTACCAATTCAAACACAACTAAACTAG